From Sediminispirochaeta bajacaliforniensis DSM 16054:
GACGAATATTGATCACCCGCATGCGCCGAAGCTGGTTATCGAGGTAATCCATTAATTGAACATGATTTTCCTGCCCGGCAATATAATAGAGAGCAGTATCCGTTATGACCATTACCATCCGGGTGAAACCCTCCCGTACCGCGGCATCGTTTCGATATCCTTCTATCTTTATATCTTTGCTTCCGAGGGTAAGATCATATCCTGCTCTCCTGAGTTCTTTCCGTAGGGTAATGACGCCGTCTCGTACCTCCTGAAGAACGTCGGGGTTACTTTTACTGGATTCGAGTCTATGTCGCCACTGCCTGAGCATGTTTTCATAGCGGGGAAACAGCGTGGTTCTGCTGAGAAAAACGGTTGTTTCCGATAGGAGTCTCCATGTTGATGAGAATTTTTCCGCAAGTTCGTTTGTAAGGCGCCGAAGCACTCCTTTATCTTTCATAACTCCAATATCCGCATCCTTATCCCTTTTTGCAAGAGGAATTAGCGTATAGAATGATGATGAGGAGAAAAAATGAAGATACTTGTTCTTTCCGACATTCATGGAAATCGGGAGGCTCTCGAAACCGTTCTTTCCGAATGCGAGGGGGAGTATCAGCAAATCTGGTGCCTCGGTGATATCGTCGGCTATGGCCCCGATCCCAATGATTGTATTGAGATGCTTGCCGGAAAGGACGTTGTGGCGGTAATGGGAAACCATGATCTCGGTGCCGGAAGGGGCGAGAAATGGGATCTCTTTTCTCCGGTGGCGCGAACCATGATTGAATGGACGGCCGAGCGGTTGAGCGGACAAAGCAGGCACTATCTCTCAAAACTACCGGAGATCGCTTACCGGGATGGATATACTCTCGTCCATGGCAGTCCTGCAGGGCCTGTGTGGCGCTATATTCTGGATGGTCACTCGGCAGCCGAGGCTTTTTCTCTCATGGATACGCCTGCCTGTCTGTACGGGCATACCCATGTTCCGGCCCTTTTTAGTCTGAGTAAGCGTGTCCTCCGCTATCATCAGCCCCGTTACGGAAAAAGGATGAGGCCGCCGGGGCAAATGTGGCTTGCCAATCCGGGAAGTTGTGGAATCCCTCGGGACGGCGACGGCCGTGCTGCGTTTATCTTGCTCGACACAGCGTCGGGATTTCTTACTTTTCGGCGTATTGCCTATCCCAAGAATCGAACCGTGGAAAAACTGAAGCGACTGGGGGCGCCGTACCAACTGATTCAGCTTTTAGAGTCCGGAATTTGATGCACTGTTTTACGTTGTTGTATTTTAGATACCAACAAAAACGCCTTGAGAATTTTCTCAAGAAACGATATAATCATTAAAATTGTCCATTTTCTTATATCATTAAAAGGGGAATGCTGTGTCTATACGGGGAAAGCTTATATTATTAGTTAGTGGCATCATCGTTGTCTTCCTGTTGGCAATCGGAGTCTATACTATATCAAGGATGCCTTTGAAACATATCCAGCAGGAACGTTATGTTTTTGATGACCTGAGGACTCGATTGATGACGTTACGTGCTGAGATGAACCGTCTCGACGCAACCAGCATAGAGCAGCAATGGAAGCAGGTTCAGGAAGCAAAAGCGGCGGTTGATGAGACATTCAAAACAGTAAAAAATCTTAAAACGCTGCCTTCCTTAAACGCCAAAATTGAAAAGTCGGTTTCCATTATCCTTAGGCTCGACGAGTTGTTCCGGGAAAAATATAGCGAAACAGAAAAGCTTGTGGGGCAGATGATGGATGCTGCGAAAGATGTCTTTGTCTTCTCGGGTTCCATTGAGATGCTTGATTTTTATACCAATGCCAGGGCAAAGTCCCATCCGAAGATCCAAC
This genomic window contains:
- a CDS encoding metallophosphoesterase family protein — translated: MKILVLSDIHGNREALETVLSECEGEYQQIWCLGDIVGYGPDPNDCIEMLAGKDVVAVMGNHDLGAGRGEKWDLFSPVARTMIEWTAERLSGQSRHYLSKLPEIAYRDGYTLVHGSPAGPVWRYILDGHSAAEAFSLMDTPACLYGHTHVPALFSLSKRVLRYHQPRYGKRMRPPGQMWLANPGSCGIPRDGDGRAAFILLDTASGFLTFRRIAYPKNRTVEKLKRLGAPYQLIQLLESGI